Below is a genomic region from Verrucomicrobiales bacterium.
ACCATCTCTGCCCGGACCCCCAATTTAGCCCCCAGCGCCACGGCCAGTTCGACTTCGAAACCGATCATGCGGGATGGCTGTTCCGGATCAGGGTACACGAACGGAGCTCCGCCTTCCCCATCCCCACCCCAGAGCAAGATGCCACGGCTGCGAATTTGCGACAGCGTATCCTCGGTCGGATCGGCGGCTCCGAGGGCGCTCGATGTCCAGAGACCCCCGAGTGCCAGCCAGAGGAGGAGCAACGCGCCACGAAGCGGATGGCACCCATTCCATCTGCTGGCCCCGGCTGCGCCGGGTTGGAGATGTAACCCATGCATTCCAGCCGGGAGCGGATCAAGCCTCAGGGAACCGCCTAAAGGCGGAACTCCGTGCGGAAGATCTGTCATTTGCGTTTTTTGAGCCACTCCTGATTGACGCAGTTACGGGGCCGTTCTCCCCGGAGCACGCGCGCCACTTCCTGGGCCGCCTTGGAACGCATCTCCACGGATCCTTCCTCCGAATAGAAGGCGGTATGCGGAGTGATGATGAGGTTGACGACGGGGTCACTCTGTTGCCAGAGCCGAATCAGCGGCTCGCTGGTATCGGGTGGCTCCTGCGGCAGAACGTCGATTCCGGCGCCCGCGATCAGGCCACGGTCCAAGGCATCCGCCAACGCGTGCGTGTCGACCACGGCTCCGCGGGCGGTGTTAATCAGGAGAGCTGACTTCTTCATCTGCGCCAAGGTTCTAGCATTGATGAGATGCCGCGTCTCCTCGGTCAGGGGGGTGTGGAGTGAAACCACATCGCTCTGAGTCAGAAGGGTGTCGATGTCGACCAGGGGCACTCCGAAGCACTTGTCGAGGCCGGGACGCAGGTAAGGGTCACAGGCGATCACATTCATGCGCAGGGCTTTGGCCCGCAGGGCCATGGCGGCCCCAATCCGGCCGAGCCCCACAATGCCCATGGTCTTTCCGACGAGGCGAGGCACGGGTTTGACAGCATGAAACTCCCAGGGGGAAAGCGTTCGGATCAAACCGCGTTCCGTGCGGGCGAGTCCTCGATTGCAGGCCAACGTGAGCATCAGCGCGTGATCCGCCACTTCGTCGACCCCATAGTCGGGCACATTGCACACCAGAATGCCCTGCTCCCCGGCCGCCTTGAGGTCGACGTTGTCGAAGCCGACGCCGCCTCGGACGATGACTCGACATTTCTCGAGTCCTCGAATGACTTCCGCCGGCACGGAGACCTCGTGGAACACGATCAGGGCGTCGGCGTCCCGAGTGGTCTCGATCAGGTCCTTCGGCGATTTGGCGAGCAGGCATCCCACCTTGGCCAGGTCGGCAAGTTCCTGTTCTTCGAGGGTTGCCGGGGGCGTGAGGTGGTCCGTGACATAGACTTGGAACATGTCTGAAGAATTATCAGCGCCCAAGCACTGACGCAATTCCTAGCGAAAGAAATCTGCAGCTTCAAGTCGGGGGTTGCTCCGGCTCCGCAATTCCGTCTAGCCTCCCCCCATGCACCCTCTGGAACGGATTGTAGCGAGTCTCGCTTTGCTCTCCCTGGTGAGCGGAATTGGGAAGGCGGCAGAAGCCAAAATGAAAACCATTCACTCTCAACCGAGTTTTGTTCTTTCGACTCCCCAGGTGGAATTGGCAGTCACCCGTCTCGGCGGCCATTTGGCTCCGGTACGGTTTTATCGGAACACTCCGGCTCCGGTGCAGCCGTACCACATCAGCCCCTGGCAGGATGAAAAGCCATCGCCGATGCCGGCCCCGGTGTTGGTTCCGCTGAGAGGCGATTTTTTCTGCCTACCCTTTGGCGGCAATGCCGAGGAGGTCCAGGGAGAGAAGCATCCGCCGCATGGGGAGGTGGCAGGCAGCCGCTGGCAACTCGTCTCCTCGGTTCAGCAGGGGACGATCAACACGTTAACCCTCGCACTGGAGACTCGGGTCCGCGCGGGGCGTGTGACGAAGGAGATTTCCTTGGTGGATCAGGAAAATGTGGTGTATTCGCGCCACACGATCGAAGGATTTGCCGGGCGGGTTCCGCTGGGGCATCACGCCACCTTGGCGATGCCCGAAAAGCCGGGAGCGGTTCAGATCGCGACCAGCGCAATCCGGTTTGGCATGACCTGCCCGGGACTCTTTAGTGATCCTGCCAAGGGTGAGTACCAATCCCTACTGCCCGGGGCTCGTTGGTCGAATTTGACGCAAGTGCCCGTCTGGGCCAAGGACCAGCCCGATGCGGATCTGACCCGCCTCCCGGCGCGTAAAGGCTATGCCGATCTGATTCAGCTGGCCAACGAGAGCTGGGAGAGCACGGGGGGACCGGCTTGGACGACGGCGACCTTCGCGGAAGCCGGCTATGTTTGGTTTTCGCTCAAGGATCCGGAGGTCCTGGCCAGCACCGTCTTCTGGATTGAGAATCACGGACGATACGGCCATCCATGGAAGGGGCGGAACCACTGCCTGGGGCTGGAGGACGTGACCGCCTACTTCGCCGACGGCTTGGCGGCTTCGATGGCGGACAACGTGCTCACCCGCCAAGGCCTCAGGACGGCCCTCGAGCTGCGGGCTGACCGCCCCACCTTCGTGAACTACATTCAGGGAGTGGTAAAGATTCCAACTGGCTTTGAGCAGGTCAAAACCCTCGAGTTCAGCCCCGGGCAGGTCGCCTTTGTGTCGACGGCCGGCCACCGGGTATCCGCGCCCGTGCGGCATGAATTCCTGCGAACCGGTAAGCTTTAACTTTCTGCGTTTGCCCAAGCGTTCACTTCAACATTCGAACCATTGAGATTCCACCATGACCCCTTTTATGAAACCCTTATTGCTCAGCAGCCTGATGGTCGCGCTGGCCGTTCTCACCGGTTGCAAACCCTCCGCCGAGTCTGGTAAAGCGCCTGCCTCTAGTGCCAGCTCCTCCTCGATGGCGCAGGGAACCATCGGAGTCAGCTTGCTCACCCTCGACAACCCCTTCTTCAAAGTCATCGGAGACTCCATCACTGCGGAGGGCCGGAAACATGGCTACGAGGCCATTGTGGTCAGCGGGGATAAGGACGTGGCCAAACAGGGTAATCAGATCAAGGACTTTATCGTGCGCAAAGTGAGCGCGATCGTCCTGAGCCCCTGCGATTCGAAGTCCATCATCCCCGTGATCCAGGAAGCGAACGCCGCGGGGATTCCGGTGTTCACGGTCGACATCCCCTGTAACGAGCCGGGTGTCAAAATTGTGACTCAGGTGGCTACCGATAACTTCGGCGGAGGCAAGGAAGCTGCGCAGGCGATGATCGAAGCGTTGGGTGAAGCCGGCGGCAAAATTGCCATCCTCCACTTCAAGCAGGCCGAGTCATGCCTCCTCCGGGTCAAGGGCTTTAAGGAAGTCATCGAGGCCCACAACGCGGGCAGCAAATCCAAGATCACGATCGTGACCGAATTGGAGAGCGGTGGCGCCAAGGATATGGGATTCAAAGCCGCCGAGGATTCGTTGCAGGCGCATCCCGATCTGCGCGGCATCTTCGCCATCAATGACCCGGCTGCCCTTGGGGCGCGCGCGGCGCTGGAGAAAGCCGGCAAGGCTCAGCAGATCGTCATCGTGGGCTTTGATGGCCAGCCGGAAGGAAAGCAGGCCATCAAGGATGGAAAGATTTACGCCGATCCCATTCAGTTCCCCGACAAGATGGGAGTTCAGATCGTGGACTCGATTCGGCGTCATTCCAAAGGGGAGACCCTGCCGCCTCAAATCTTGATCCCAACCAGCCTGTATCGCAAGGCGGATGCGCTCAAGGACCCCACGTTGAATTGAACTCGAGGGCGCATAGTGCGGCGCGATCGCGACGAGGCTTGAGGAGACCTTCGACTTGACTGTGGCTCCACCACCGCTCCTGGAGATGCGGGGAATAGCAAAAGCTTTCCCGGGAGTCCAAGCGTTGAGAGGTGTCAGCTTGCAGTTGCGGGCGGGCGAAGTCCTGGCGTTGTTGGGGGAGAATGGGGCCGGCAAGAGCACGCTCATGAAAATCCTCGGAGGCGCGCATTTGGCTGATCGCGGCAGCCTGAGCATTGCTGGCCAACAACTGTCGATCGCCTCGCCCGCTGACTCGCGAGCCGCGGGCATCGCGATCATCTATCAGGAGTTCAACCTGATTCCCGCCCTGAACGCCGTTGAAAACATCTTCCTGGGCCAGGAGCAGGTTCGCATGGGCTTTATCACCCGCGCCTCGGAGCGTTCGCGGGCGGCTGACCTCTTCGCGCAACTGGGGGTGGACCTTGATCTGGACACTCCCTGTCGGCGGCTTACCACGGCGCAGCAGCAGCTAGTTGAGATCGCGAAGGCGCTGGCTCTCAACGCGCGCATCATTGTGATGGACGAGCCCAGCGCGGCGCTGACTTCTCATGAAGTCGACCGACTGTTCCAAATCATCCGGGAGTTGAAGGCCAAGGGCATCGGAATTGTTTACATCAGCCATCGGTTGGAGGAGATCTTCACGATCGCCGATCGCGTGCAGGTGCTTCGCGATGGTGCGGACGCCGGGGAGCGTTTGATCGGAGACTTGGACCGGCACGAGCTGATTCGGCTGATGGTGGGACGTGAGTTGACCGATGAGTTTCCGAAGCGCGCCTCGTGCATCGGGGAGCCGGTGTTGGAGGCGATCGGCTTGAGGCGTGGTTCCGCGGTTCGCGATGTTTCGCTCACCTTGCGCCGCGGGGAGATTTTGGCGCTGACCGGCCTGGTAGGCTCCGGCCGGACCGAGACGGTTCGGCTGCTGTTCGGGGCTGACCAGCGAGAGCAGGGGATCGTTCGTGTTCGAGGACAGGAGCGAGCCTTGCGCACCCCGTGCGAAGCCATCGCGGCGGGGATCGGTTTTTTGACCGAGGATCGCAAGTTGCAAGGCCTGGTGCTCCAGCACTCCGCCCGCGAGAACTATTCCCTTCCGAACCTCAACGACCTGTCCCGACACGGCTTCGTGCGACA
It encodes:
- a CDS encoding C-terminal binding protein codes for the protein MFQVYVTDHLTPPATLEEQELADLAKVGCLLAKSPKDLIETTRDADALIVFHEVSVPAEVIRGLEKCRVIVRGGVGFDNVDLKAAGEQGILVCNVPDYGVDEVADHALMLTLACNRGLARTERGLIRTLSPWEFHAVKPVPRLVGKTMGIVGLGRIGAAMALRAKALRMNVIACDPYLRPGLDKCFGVPLVDIDTLLTQSDVVSLHTPLTEETRHLINARTLAQMKKSALLINTARGAVVDTHALADALDRGLIAGAGIDVLPQEPPDTSEPLIRLWQQSDPVVNLIITPHTAFYSEEGSVEMRSKAAQEVARVLRGERPRNCVNQEWLKKRK
- a CDS encoding sugar ABC transporter ATP-binding protein, which gives rise to MAPPPLLEMRGIAKAFPGVQALRGVSLQLRAGEVLALLGENGAGKSTLMKILGGAHLADRGSLSIAGQQLSIASPADSRAAGIAIIYQEFNLIPALNAVENIFLGQEQVRMGFITRASERSRAADLFAQLGVDLDLDTPCRRLTTAQQQLVEIAKALALNARIIVMDEPSAALTSHEVDRLFQIIRELKAKGIGIVYISHRLEEIFTIADRVQVLRDGADAGERLIGDLDRHELIRLMVGRELTDEFPKRASCIGEPVLEAIGLRRGSAVRDVSLTLRRGEILALTGLVGSGRTETVRLLFGADQREQGIVRVRGQERALRTPCEAIAAGIGFLTEDRKLQGLVLQHSARENYSLPNLNDLSRHGFVRHAAERSGFQHYAHALRIKLAGPEQRAGALSGGNQQKIVLAKWLARQCDVLIFDEPTRGIDVGAKYEIYLLMNQLVAEGKAILMISSELPEVLGMADRILVMHGGRVTGEVCDVKSTTQEEIMRLAMA
- a CDS encoding substrate-binding domain-containing protein, with amino-acid sequence MKPLLLSSLMVALAVLTGCKPSAESGKAPASSASSSSMAQGTIGVSLLTLDNPFFKVIGDSITAEGRKHGYEAIVVSGDKDVAKQGNQIKDFIVRKVSAIVLSPCDSKSIIPVIQEANAAGIPVFTVDIPCNEPGVKIVTQVATDNFGGGKEAAQAMIEALGEAGGKIAILHFKQAESCLLRVKGFKEVIEAHNAGSKSKITIVTELESGGAKDMGFKAAEDSLQAHPDLRGIFAINDPAALGARAALEKAGKAQQIVIVGFDGQPEGKQAIKDGKIYADPIQFPDKMGVQIVDSIRRHSKGETLPPQILIPTSLYRKADALKDPTLN